In a single window of the Drosophila albomicans strain 15112-1751.03 chromosome 3, ASM965048v2, whole genome shotgun sequence genome:
- the LOC117568982 gene encoding spectrin alpha chain isoform X2: MENFTPKEVKILETVEDIQERREQVLSRYNEFKIETRQKREKLEDSRRFQYFKRDADELESWIHEKLQAASEESYRDPTNLQAKIQKHQAFEAEVSAHSNAIVSLDNTGQEMINQQHFASETIQRRLDELHQLWELLLSRLAEKGLKLQQALVLVQFLRQCEEVMFWIKDKETFVTADEFGQDLEHVEVLQRKFDEFQKDMASQEYRVTEVNQLADKLIQDGHPERDTITKRKEELNEAWQRLKQLAIVRQEKLFGAHEIQRFNRDADETVAWIAEKDVVLSSDDYGRDLASVQALQRKHEGVERDLAALEDKVSTLGAEAQRLCSIHADHSDQIRDKQAEIANYWQSLTAKARERKQKLDESYYLHRFLADFRDLVSWINGMKAIISADELAKDVAGAEALLERHQEHKGEIDAREDSFKLTTESGQKLLEREHYAAAEIQEKLAALENDKSSLLSLWEDRRILYEQCMDLQLFYRDTEQADTWMAKQEAFLANEDLGDSLDSVEALIKKHEDFEKSLAAQEEKIKALDIFATKLIDGQHYAADDVAQRRQMLLARRAALQEKSAKRRQLLEDSNRYQQFERDCDETKGWISEKLKFATDDSYLDPTNLNGKMQKHQNFEHELNANKSRIEDITNVGSELIEKKHYAADQINTRMQEIVVLWETLVQASDKKGTKLNEACQQQQFNRTIEDIELWLSEIEGQLLSEDHGKDLTSVQNLQKKHALLEADVMAHQDRIESINVAANKFIESGHFDADNIRNKEGNLSARYAALAAPMGERKQHLLDSLQVQQLFRDLEDEAAWIREKEPIAASTNRGRDLIGVQNLIKKHQAVLAEINNHEARLLNVISSGENMLKDQPFASDDIRQRLEALQEQWNTLKDKSNQRKQDLDDSLQAHQYFADANEAESWMREKEPIATGSDYGKDEDSSEALLKKHEALVSDLEAFGNTIQALQEQAKNCRQQETPVVDITGKECVVALYDYTEKSPREVSMKKGDVLTLLNSNNKDWWKVEVNDRQGFVPAAYIKKIEAGLSASQQNLVDNHSIAKRQNQINSQYDNLLALARERQNKLNETVKAYVLVREAADLAQWIRDKENHAQIADVVGEDLEEVEVLQKKFDDFNDDLKANEVRLANMNEIAVQLTSLGQTEAALKIQTQMQDLNEKWNNLQTLTAEKASQLGSAHEVQRFHRDIDETKDWIAEKANALNNDDLGKDLRSVQTLQRKHEGVERDLAALRDKIRQLDETANRLMQSHPDTAEQTYAKQKEINEMWDQIITKSTARKEKLLDSYDLQRFLSDYRDLLAWINSMMSLVTSDELANDVTGAEALIERHQAHRAEIEFTLGSSASPSSDEEHRTEIDARAGTFGAFEQFGNELLQANHYASPEIKEKIEDLAKAREDLEKAWTERRLQLEQNLDLQLYMRDCELAETWMSAREAFLNADDDANAGGNVEALIKKHEDFDKAINGHEQKIAALQTVADQLIAQNHYASNLVDDKRKQVLERWRHLKEGLIEKRSRLGDEQTLQQFSRDADEIENWIAEKLQLATEESYKDPANIQSKHQKHQAFEAELAANADRIQSVLAMGGNLIDKKQCSGSEDAVQKRLTQIADQWEYLTHKTTEKSLKLKEANKQRTYIAAVKDLDFWLGEVESLLTTEDSGKDLASVQNLMKKHQLVEADIVAHEDRIKDMNNQADSLVESGQFDTAGIQEKRQSINERYERICNLAAHRQARLNEALTLHQFFRDIADEESWIKEKKLLVGSDDYGRDLTGVQNLKKKHKRLEAELASHEPAIQAVQEAGEKLMDVSNLGVPEIEQRLKALNQAWAELKNLAATRGQKLDESLTYQQFLAQVEEEEAWITEKQQLLSVEDYGDSMAAVQGLLKKHDAFETDFAAHKDRCSLICEQGSDLVEAKNHHGDSIAQRCQQLRNKLENLNALAARRKGALLDNSAYLQFMWKADVVESWIDDKENYVRSDEYGRDLSTVQTLLTKQETFDAGLNAFEQEGIHNISALKDQLINANHAQSPAILKRHGDVIARWQKLRDASDTRKQRLLAMQEQFRQIEELYLTFAKKASAFNSWFENAEEDLTDPVRCNSIEEIRALRDAHAQFQASLSSAEADFKALAALDQKIKSFNVGPNPYTWFTMEALEETWRNLQKIIEERDGELAKEAKRQEENDKLRKEFAKHANLFHQWLTETRTSMMEGSGSLEQQLEALRVKATEVRARRVDLKKIEELGALLEEHLILDNRYTEHSTVGLAQQWDQLDQLSMRMQHNLEQQIQARNHSGVSEDSLKEFSMMFKHFDKDKSGKLNHQEFKSCLRALGYDLPMVEEGQPDPEFEAILDVVDPNRDGYVSLQEYIAFMISKETENVQSYEEIENAFRAITAADRPYVTKEELYCNLTKDMADYCVQRMKPFSEPRSGQPIKDALDYIDFTRTLFQN; the protein is encoded by the exons ATGGAGAACTTCACACCGAAAGAGGTGAAAATCCTCGAGACCGTCGAGGACATACAGGAGCGTCGTGAGCAGGTGCTCTCCCGCTACAATGAGTTCAAAATCGAGACACGTCAGAAGCGCGAGAAACTGGAGGACTCGCGTCGCTTTCAATACTTTAAGCGCGATGCCGATGAGTTGGAGTCGTGGATACACGAGAAACTACAGGCAGCCAGCGAGGAAAGCTATCGCGATCCCACCAATCTGCAAGCCAAGATCCAGAAGCACCAGGCCTTCGAGGCTGAGGTCTCGGCGCATAGCAATGCCATCGTATCGCTGGACAACACCGGCCAGGAGATGATCAACCAGCAGCACTTTGCTTCGGAGACGATTCAGCGTCGCCTCGATGAACTGCATCAGCTGTGGGAGCTTCTGTTGAGCCGTCTGGCTGAGAAGGGACTGAAACTACAGCAGGCTCTGGTCTTGGTGCAATTCTTGCGTCAATGCGAGGAGGTCATGTTCTGGATTAAGGACAAGGAGACCTTTGTCACCGCTGATGAGTTTGGTCAGGATCTGGAGCATGTTGAGGTGTTGCAACGCAAATTCGATGAGTTCCAAAAGGATATGGCCTCGCAAGAGTACCGTGTGACTGAAGTCAATCAGCTGGCCGACAAACTGATTCAAGACGGACATCCCGAGCGCGATACGATCACCAAGCGCAAGGAGGAGCTAAACGAGGCCTGGCAGCGTCTGAAGCAGCTGGCTATCGTGCGTCAGGAGAAACTCTTTGGTGCCCATGAGATTCAGCGTTTCAATCGCGATGCTGACGAAACTGTTGCCTGGATTGCCGAGAAGGATGTCGTGCTCTCCTCCGATGACTATGGTCGTGATCTGGCCAGCGTGCAGGCGCTACAGCGCAAGCATGAAGGTGTCGAGCGTGATTTGGCCGCTCTGGAGGATAAGGTGTCCACCCTGGGTGCTGAGGCACAGCGTCTGTGCTCCATTCATGCCGATCACAGCGATCAGATTCGCGACAAACAGGCGGAGATTGCCAACTACTGGCAGAGTCTCACTGCCAAGGCACGCGAGCGCAAACAGAAGCTCGATGAATCGTACTATCTGCATCGTTTCCTTGCCGACTTCCGTGATCTGGTGTCGTGGATCAATGGCATGAAGGCCATCATTTCGGCCGATGAGCTGGCCAAGGATGTGGCTGGTGCTGAGGCATTGCTGGAACGTCATCAGGAACACAAGGGTGAGATTGATGCACGTGAGGATAGCTTCAAGCTGACCACCGAATCCGGCCAGAAGCTGCTGGAGCGTGAGCATTATGCTGCCGCCGAGATCCAGGAGAAGCTGGCTGCACTCGAGAACGACAAGAGctcgttgctgtcgctgtggGAGGATCGTCGCATCCTCTACGAGCAGTGCATGGATCTGCAGCTGTTCTATCGCGATACCGAGCAGGCAGATACCTGGATGGCCAAGCAGGAGGCTTTCCTGGCCAACGAGGATCTTGGTGACTCGCTCGACTCTGTGGAGGCACTGATCAAGAAGCACGAGGACTTTGAGAAGAGTCTGGCTGCCCAGGAGGAGAAGATCAAGGCTCTGGACATCTTTGCCACCAAGCTGATCGATGGCCAGCACTATGCTGCCGATGATGTGGCCCAGCGTCGCCAGATGCTGCTCGCTCGTCGTGCCGCCCTTCAAGAGAAGTCTGCGAAGCGTCGCCAGTTGCTGGAGGACTCGAATCGCTATCAGCAATTCGAACGCGATTGCGATGAGACCAAGGGCTGGATTAGCGAGAAGTTGAAGTTCGCCACCGATGACAGCTACTTGGATCCCACTAACCTCAATggtaaaatgcaaaagcatCAGAACTTTGAGCATGAGTTGAATGCCAACAAGTCCCGTATCGAGGATATCACCAATGTCGGTAGCGAACTGATCGAGAAGAAGCATTATGCTGCTGATCAGATCAATACACGAATGCAGGAGATCGTGGTGCTGTGGGAGACACTCGTCCAGGCTTCCGACAAGAAAGGAACGAAGCTGAACGAGGcttgtcagcagcagcaattcaaTCGCACCATCGAAGACATTGAGCTGTGGCTGAGCGAGATCGAGGGTCAGTTGCTGTCCGAGGATCATGGCAAGGATCTGACATCGGTGCAGAATCTGCAGAAGAAGCATGCTTTGCTGGAGGCCGATGTGATGGCCCATCAGGATCGCATTGAAAGCATCAATGTGGCCGCGAACAAGTTCATCGAATCGGGCCACTTTGATGCCGATAACATCCGCAACAAGGAGGGCAATCTGTCGGCACGCTACGCCGCCCTGGCCGCGCCCATGGGCGAGCGTAAGCAGCATCTGTTGGACTCGCTGCAGGTGCAGCAACTGTTCCGCGACCTCGAGGACGAGGCCGCCTGGATACGCGAAAAGGAGCCCATTGCCGCCTCCACGAATCGCGGTCGCGATTTGATCGGTGTGCAGAATCTGATCAAGAAACACCAAGCTGTGCTCGCCGAGATCAACAACCACGAGGCACGTCTGCTTAATGTGATTAGCTCTGGCGAAAATATGCTCAAGGATCAGCCATTTGCCAGCGATGACATTCGTCAACGTCTCGAAGCGTTGCAGGAGCAATGGAACACCCTGAAGGACAAGTCGAACCAGCGCAAGCAGGATTTGGATGACTCGCTGCAAGCCCATCAATACTTTGCCGATGCCAACGAAGCCGAGTCGTGGATGCGTGAGAAGGAACCAATTGCCACCGGCAGCGACTACGGCAAGGACGAAGACTCCTCGGAGGCACTGCTGAAGAAGCATGAGGCACTTGTCTCTGATCTGGAAGCCTTTGGCAATACCATTCAGGCATTGCAGGAGCAGGCCAAGAACTGCCGTCAGCAGGAAACACCTGTGGTCGATATCACCGGCAAGGAGTGTGTGGTCGCTTTGTACGATTACACCGAGAAGTCGCCGCGTGAGGTGTCTATGAAGAAGGGTGATGTGCTGACGCTGCTCAACTCCAATAACAAGGACTGGTGGAAGGTGGAGGTCAACGATCGTCAGGGCTTTGTGCCCGCCGCCTACATCAAGAAGATCGAGGCCGGTTTGAGTGCATCCCAGCAGAACCTCGTGGACAATCATTCGATTGCCAAGCGTCAGAATCAAATCAACTCGCAGTACGATAATCTGCTCGCTTTGGCGCGTGAGCGTCAGAACAAGCTGAACGAGACCGTCAAGGCGTATGTGCTGGTCCGTGAAGCAGCCGATTTGGCTCAATGGATCCGTGACAAGGAGAATCATGCCCAGATCGCTGATGTGGTCGGTGAGGATCTCGAGGAAGTCGAGGTGCTGCAGAAGAAGTTCGACGATTTCAACGACGATCTGAAGGCTAACGAGGTGCGTTTGGCCAACATGAATGAGATTGCCGTGCAGTTGACTTCGTTGGGTCAAACTGAGGCTGCTCTCAAGATTCAGACTCAGATGCAGGACTTGAACGAGAAGTGGAACAATTTGCAGACGTTGACCGCCGAGAAGGCCAGCCAATTGGGCTCTGCTCATGAGGTGCAGCGTTTCCATCGTGACATCGATGAGACCAAGGACTGGATTGCCGAGAAGGCAAATGCCTTGAATAACGATGACCTGGGCAAGGATCTGCGCAGTGTGCAAACCCTGCAGCGCAAGCACGAGGGTGTCGAACGTGATTTGGCCGCTTTGCGCGATAAGATTCGTCAGTTGGATGAGACTGCCAACCGTTTGATGCAATCGCATCCGGATACCGCCGAGCAGACGTATGCCAAGCAGAAGGAGATCAACGAGATGTGGGATCAGATCATCACCAAGTCTACCGCCCGCAAGGAAAAGCTGCTCGACTCGTACGATCTGCAGCGCTTCCTCAGCGACTATCGCGATCTGTTGGCCTGGATCAACTCAATGATGAGTTTGGTCACCTCCGACGAGCTGGCTAATGATGTCACAGGTGCCGAGGCGCTCATCGAACGTCATCAG GCACATCGTGCTGAAATTGAGTTCACGCTGGGCAGCAGCGCATCACCATCCAGCGACGAG GAACATCGCACTGAGATCGATGCTCGTGCTGGCACCTTTGGCGCTTTTGAGCAGTTCGGCAACGAGCTGCTGCAGGCCAATCATTATGCTTCGCCTGAGATCAAGGAGAAAATCGAGGATCTGGCCAAGGCACGTGAGGATCTGGAGAAGGCCTGGACCGAGCGTCGTCTGCAGCTGGAGCAGAACCTTGATCTGCAGCTGTACATGCGCGACTGTGAGCTCGCCGAGACCTGGATGTCGGCTCGCGAGGCTTTCCTCAATGCCGATGACGATGCCAATGCCGGTGGCAATGTGGAGGCTTTGATCAAGAAGCACGAGGACTTCGACAAGGCCATTAATGGACATGAGCAGAAGATTGCCGCATTGCAAACTGTGGCCGATCAGTTGATTGCCCAGAATCATTATGCCTCCAATTTGGTCGATGATAAGCGCAAGCAGGTGCTCGAGCGTTGGCGTCACCTCAAGGAGGGATTGATCGAGAAGCGTTCGCGTCTGGGTGATGAGCAGACGCTGCAGCAATTCTCACGCGATGCCGATGAGATTGAGAACTGGATCGCCGAGAAATTGCAGCTGGCCACTGAGGAGAGTTACAAGGATCCGGCCAACATCCAATCGAAGCATCAAAAACATCAGGCCTTTGAAGCTGAGTTGGCAGCAAATGCCGATCGCATTCAGAGCGTGCTGGCGATGGGCGGTAATTTGATTGATAAGAAGCAGTGCAGCGGCTCGGAGGATGCGGTGCAGAAGCGTCTCACGCAGATCGCTGATCAGTGGGAGTATCTGACGCATAAGACGACTGAGAAGTCGCTGAAATTGAAGGAGGCCAACAAGCAGAGGACTTATATTGCCGCTGTCAAGGATTTGGACTTCTGGTTGGGCGAGGTCGAGAGTTTGTTGACCACTGAGGATTCTGGTAAGGATTTGGCGTCTGTCCAAAACCTCATGAAGAAGCATCAGTTGGTCGAAGCGGATATCGTGGCGCACGAAGACCGCATCAAGGACATGAACAACCAGGCCGATTCCTTGGTCGAGAGCGGTCAATTCGATACTGCTGGCATCCAGGAGAAGCGTCAAAGCATCAACGAGCGTTACGAGCGCATCTGCAATCTGGCTGCCCATCGTCAGGCCCGTCTCAACGAGGCCCTGACCCTCCATCAATTCTTCCGCGACATTGCCGACGAGGAGAGCTGGATCAAAGAGAAGAAACTGCTCGTCGGTTCCGATGATTACGGTCGCGATTTGACCGGTGTGCAGAACctgaagaagaagcacaagCGTCTCGAAGCCGAGCTGGCTTCCCACGAGCCGGCCATTCAGGCCGTCCAGGAGGCTGGCGAGAAGCTCATGGATGTGTCCAATTTGGGTGTGCCCGAAATTGAGCAGCGTCTGAAGGCCCTCAATCAGGCCTGGGCTGAGCTTAAGAATTTGGCTGCCACACGTGGGCAGAAGCTGGATGAATCGCTGACCTATCAGCAGTTCTTGGCCCAGGTGGAGGAAGAGGAGGCCTGGATTACCGAGAAGCAGCAGTTGCTCTCCGTGGAGGATTATGGCGATTCGATGGCTGCCGTTCAGGGTCTGCTGAAGAAGCACGATGCCTTCGAGACGGACTTTGCCGCGCACAAGGATCGCTGCTCGCTGATCTGTGAACAGGGCAGCGATCTGGTTGAGGCCAAGAATCATCATGGCGATTCGATTGCTCAGCGTTGCCAACAACTGCGCAACAAGCTGGAGAACTTGAACGCTTTGGCTGCTCGTCGCAAGGGCGCATTGCTCGATAACTCGGCGTATCTGCAGTTCATGTGGAAGGCCGATGTTGTGGAGAGCTGGATCGATGACAAGGAGAACTATGTGCGCTCCGACGAATACGGACGTGATTTGTCCACTGTGCAAACGCTCTTGACCAAGCAGGAGACATTCGATGCAG GTCTCAATGCCTTTGAACAGGAGGGCATACACAACATTAGTGCTCTGAAGGATCAATTGATCAATGCGAATCACGCCCAATCGCCGGCGATCTTGAAACGTCACGGCGATGTCATCGCCCGTTGGCAGAAATTGCGCGACGCGTCGGATACGCGTAAACAGCGTTTACTGGCCATGCAGGAGCAATTCCGCCAAATCGAGGAACTCTACTTGACATTTGCCAAGAAAGCTTCGGCCTTCAATTCTTGGTTCGAAAATGCCGAAGAGGATCTCACAGATCCTGTTCGCTGCAATTCGATCGAAGAAATACGCGCGTTGCGTGACGCCCACGCACAATTCCAAGCGTCCCTTTCATCGGCCGAAGCTGACTTTAAGGCATTGGCAGCACTCGACCAGAAGATCAAGAGCTTTAATGTTGGACCGAACCCATACACATGGTTCACCATGGAAGCTCTTGAGGAGACCTGGCGTAATCTGCAAAAGATCATAGAGGAACGCGATGGCGAACTTGCCAAGGAGGCCAAGCGTCAGGAGGAGAACGATAAGCTTCGTAAGGAGTTCGCCAAGCACGCCAATCTCTTCCATCAATGGCTCACCGAAACGAG AACATCAATGATGGAAGGCTCCGGATCATTGGAACAACAATTGGAAGCACTGCGTGTCAAGGCCACCGAGGTGCGTGCTCGTCGTGTGGATCTGAAGAAGATCGAGGAACTTGGTGCACTGCTTGAGGAACATTTGATTTTGGACAACCGCTACACGGAACACTCGACTGTTGGACTCGCACAGCAATGGGATCAATTGGATCAACTCTCGATGCGTATGCAGCACAATTTGGAACAACAGATACAGGCGCGTAATCATTCGGGTGTCTCGGAAGATTCACTGAAGGAGTTCTCGATGATGTTCAAGCATTTCGACAAGGACAAGAGCGGAAAACTCAACCACCAGGAATTCAAATCATGTCTGCGCGCTCTTGGCTACGATCTGCCCATGGTTGAGGAGGGACAACCCGATCCAGAATTTGAGGCTATACTCGATGTTGTTGACCCCAACCGCGATGGCTATGTTTCCCTGCAGGAGTACATTGCATTCATGATTTCCAAGGAAACCGAAAACGTGCAATCCTACGAAGAAATCGAGAATGCCTTCCGCGCCATCACTGCCGCCGACCGCCCCTACGTTACCAAGGAGGAGCTCTACTGC AACCTCACCAAGGACATGGCGGACTATTGTGTGCAGCGTATGAAACCATTCTCGGAACCGCGCTCTGGCCAGCCCATTAAAGATGCTTTAGATTACATAGATTTCACGCGAACGCTATTCCAGAATTAG